Proteins encoded within one genomic window of Rossellomorea vietnamensis:
- the secE gene encoding preprotein translocase subunit SecE produces the protein MFKFFRNVASEMRKVSWPKRKELTRYTITVITTVIFVALFFAVIDLGISELMRLIIGSK, from the coding sequence ATGTTTAAATTCTTTCGCAATGTTGCATCGGAAATGAGAAAGGTCAGCTGGCCTAAACGTAAAGAGTTAACGCGCTATACGATCACGGTTATTACGACAGTGATATTTGTTGCCCTTTTCTTTGCTGTTATCGACCTGGGCATCTCAGAACTTATGCGATT
- the rpmG gene encoding 50S ribosomal protein L33 — MTTKLILACTVCGSRNYSVPGNRNQAVRLELKKFCNTCNAHTLHKETK; from the coding sequence ATGACTACTAAACTAATACTGGCTTGTACGGTGTGCGGTTCCAGGAATTATTCCGTGCCGGGAAACCGTAATCAGGCCGTTCGATTAGAATTAAAAAAATTCTGTAATACATGTAATGCTCATACCCTACACAAAGAGACTAAATAA